The Microbacterium sp. LKL04 sequence GCGCGCCTCCTAGAGGGGCGTCGAATTTGAAGTACAGCGACGAGGCCTTCGAGATCCAGACGCTGCCGTACTGGCCGCCTTCCGTGGACGAGTCGTCGCCGGTGGTGGTCGGCTCGTCGTCCCACGTGAAGACGAAGCTCTCGTCGCGACGGAGTTTGGTCACGATCACGGCACGGAGGTGGTGCAGTGTCCGGTCTTCGATATTGATGGCGGGTGCGACACCGTAGATCAGATGCCCCATGTCGTGCTGCTTTCTCGAGGATGTGGATCGCGCGTCTGTTCGACCCGATCCTGAGACTACGCCGAGTACGGAGTCATCTCGGGACCACCATGAGGCGCTTGTCGGCGCAGCAGTTGCCTCGGCCGCCGACCGCCGCGTCCGAGCGCTAGCGAAGAGGCCGACGCCATGGCAAGCCTCTGCCGTTTGTCGCCGCCCGGCCTCAGACTCGCACGTGTGAGTCCCCGCGCCGCACACCCATCGCCCTCGTCTGCCTTCGGTGATCACCCGCTCCCGCGCGCGCAACAGTCCGCACTCACCGAGGCCGACGAACTCCCAGGGTTCGGAACCGACGTGTCCACCACGCTCGCGTGGGCGGTCGGCGTCGGCATCGCGCGCGACGACGCCCGTTCCCTTGCCGACGACTGGTCGTTCCTGGCGGCGGCCGCGGAGCGGGATGTCGCGGCCGCCCGCATCCTCGAGCCGCACCTCGACGCGCTCGACATCCTCGAACAGGCGCGACGCGCCGACGTCGGGCCCGACCTCGCAGCCATCGGTGCCGATCCCGGCTCGTCGTGGGGCGTGTTCGCCGCCGAAGGTGCAGGCGTGCGTCTCGATGCGCATCGGGGTGGCTCCGGTTGGATGCTGACGGGCACCAAGCCGTGGTGCTCGCTCGCGCAGCACCTGACCCACGCGCTCGTCACCGCATGGGTCGGCGACGAGCGCCGCCTCTTCGCCGTGGCGCTGCAGCGGCCCGAGGTCCGCTCTCACGACGGGCCGTGGCATGCGCGCGGGCTGCGCCAGGTCGTCAGCGCCCCGGTGGACTTCGCGGCGGCGCCGGCCGTGCCGGTCGGAGAGCCCGGCTGGTACCTCCGGCGGCCGGGTTTCGCGGCCGGCGGTGTCGGGGTGGCCGCGTGCTGGTGGGGCGGCGCGATCCCCCTCCGCGCAGCGCTCCTCGCGGCGGCGCAGGGCGACGGTGCCGACCAGCTGTCGCGTCTGCATCTCGGTCGCGTGGACACGGCTCTGTGGACGGCGCGACTCGCGCTGCAGTCGGCTGCGCACGAGATGGATGCTGCGCCCGCCGCATCCGACCGCGTTCCCGAGCCCGGCATCCTGGCCGCACGCGTGCGAGCCATCGTCGCGGGTGCCGTCGAAACCACTCTCGCGGAGTCGGCCCGTGCGCTCGGACCGTTGCCGCTGGTCGCCGACGACGCGCACGCGCGTCGGGTCGCGGATCTCGAGATCTACCTCCGCCAGCACCACGGGGAGCGGGACTTGGCTCGGATCGGCGCCGACCTCAGTCAGGGGCGCGGCGCATGGTGAGCTTCAGCCACCTCGATCCCGGGACGGGCGAAGAGGTCTGGGCCGAGGCCTTCGCCGGGCGGAACCCGGCGGGCCTCGACGTCGACGTCGACCACCTCGTCGTCGTGGCGGCGCACCCCGATGACGAGACCCTGGGAACGGCAGGTCTGATGACGGTCGCCGCCCGCCGCGGGGCGAGGGTGACGGTGCTCGTCGTCACCGACGGGGAGGGATCGCATCCCGACTCGCCGTCCGCGACACCCGTCGAGCTCGGCGCGCTGCGCCGCCGCGAGGCGGCCGACGCGCTCGCGCAGCTGGCGCCGTCGATCGAGCTGCGGTTCCTCGGCATCCCCGACGGCGGGACCGACGGTCATCGCGCCCGCATCTCGACGGCGCTCCGCGAGATCGTCGCCGGCGCCGGCTCGTGCTTCGTCGTCGCGCCATGGACGGGCGACGGCCATCGCGATCATCGGGTGGTCGGCGAGGTGACGGCCGAAGTGTGCGCCGAGCGGGGCATCCCGTGCCGGTGGTACCCGATCTGGCTGTGGCACTGGGGCACGTCCGACGATGTGCCGTGGGCCGAGATCGAGGTCCTTGCGATCGACGACGCAACCGTCGATGCGAAGCGGCGCGCCCTGCGTCGCCACCGCAGCCAGGTCGAGCCGCTGTCCGACGCACCGGGCGACGAGGTGATGCTCCACGAGGGGATGCAGGCGCACTTCGACCGGCCGTTCGAGGTCTTCGTCCGCCCCGCCGGGCGCAGTCTGGCGGAGACATTCTTCGAGGACTTCTACCGCCGCAACGGCGACGACCCGTGGGGTTTCGAGACCCGCTGGTACGAGGAGCGCAAACGCAGCATCGCCCTGGCGAGCCTGCCTCGTGCGCGGTATTCGTCCGCCCTCGAGCTCGGGTGCTCCACCGGTGTTCTCACCGAGTCGCTCGCCGACCGGTGCGACGCGGTGCTCGCGATCGACATCGCGGACGCTCCCCTCGAGATCGCACGTCGTCGCCTCGGCGATCGAGAGGGTGTGCGTCTCGAACGCCTCGCACTGCCGGGGGAGTGGCCCGCCGGCACGTTCGACCTCGTCGTCCTGTCGGAGGTCGGCTATTACTGGGATGCCGCAGACCTGACCACCGCCATCGACCGAATCCGACGAGCAATGGATGCCGGTGGCCACCTCATCGCCTGCCATTGGCGGCATCCCGTCACGGAATATCCGCAGTCCGGTGACGACGTCCACGCGGCGCTTCGCGCGGCCGAGGGGCTCACCCGCCTGGTGCTGCACGAGGAGGAGGACTTCGTACTCGAGGTCTACGGGCTCACGGGTGCCCGATCGGTCGCTGCCGAGACGGGGCTCGTCGCATGACGGCTAGAGGCGTCCCTTCGGTGGCGATCGTCGTCCCGGTGCACAACGAAGCCGAGCTCCTCGACGACTGTCTCGCGGCGCTCACCGCGGCCATCGAGTACACCCGTGAAACCCATCCCGGAGTGCGGATCTCGACGGTCGTCGTCCTCGATGCGTGCACGGATGCCTCGGCCCGGATCGCGCTGTCGTGGCCGGTTCGCACGATCGAGATCGCCGCGCGAAACGTGGGGACGGCTCGACGCCTCGGCGTAGCGGCGGCCGTCGCGGAGCTGCGATCGCCCCCGGCTGACGTCTGGATCGGCACGACGGATGGAGACTCGACCGTCCCGGCCGCCTGGCTCAGTCATCAGCTCGACCTGCGCGCCGCGGGAGCAGATGTGGTCCTCGGCACCGTCCGTCCGGATTTCGCGGACCTCACCGCCGAGCACGCGGAGCACTGGCTGGCGACGCACCCGCGAGGCCGTCCGGCGGGCAATACGCACGGCGCGAACCTCGGACTGCGTGCCGAGGTGTACGTCGCGGCGGGGGAGTTCCCTGATCTCGACGAGCACGAGGACGTCGCGCTCGTTCATGCCGCACGGTCGCTCGGCGCACGCGTAGTCGCGACGGACGAGAACGAAGTGGTCACGTCCGGCCGCTTCTGGGGACGGACGCCGGGAGGGTATGCCGCCTTCGTCCGCGCGACCCACGAACGCATCGCCGGGGTCGGCTGAATCGACTCACGGGCCGGAAGGTAGCGGGTGTCCTCTACGTCGGCAAGGGGCGCGGCGGGGCGCGGAGACAGGTGGATCGTCGGCATCCCCAACCCCCCCCCGGAGGAACCATGTACTTCCACGTTCAAGAGTTCATCAACGAGATCGCACAGGACGAGCCGGATCCCGCCGCAGCGAATGCGCTGCAGGAGGGTCTCGGCGGACAGTTCGGCGAGATGCGCACGATGATGCAATACCTGTTCCAGAGCATCAACTTCCGCGGACCCTCGGGCAAGCCCTACAAGGACCTCATCCACGGCATCGGCACCGAGGAGATCAGCCACGTCGAGCTCATCGGCACAACGATCTCGCGTCTGCTTGATGGCTCGCCCGGGTACAAGGGCAAGCCGACCGATCCCGTCGACGAGCCGGGTGCCGGCGGTGCGACGCCGCTGAGCATCGCCGTCGATCACAGCAACATCCATCATTACCTGGTCGGCGCGCAGGGTGCGCTGCCGGTGGATGCCGCGGGCAACCCGTGGATGGGCAGCTACGTCTACAACTCGGGCAACCTCGTGCTCGATCTGCTCTACAACCTCATGCTCGAGTCGACGGGCCGACTGCAGAAGTGCCGGCTCTACGAGATGACCGACAACAAGATGGCGCGCAGCACGATCTCGTACCTCATCGTGCGAGACCAGGCACACGAGAACGCCTACGCCAAGGCTCTCGAGACCCTCGGAGTGAACTGGCGTACGTCGCTCCCGATCCCGAAGACCAACGCCGAGCAGTTCCCCGAGGTCAAGCGTCTCGTCGACCTGGGGCTGCAGAGCAAGCAGTATTCGTTCGACCTGGGCAATCAGTCCGAGGCCGGTCGGATCTTCCAGGGGGCGTCGCCGTCGAACGACGGAACGCAGCTGGATGCCAGTGAGCAGGCACCCGCGGGTTCGCCCATGACCATCTCGCCGGAGCGGCCCGAGGAGTTCTCTCCGGGAGCCGACAAGGAGCTGCGAGCGCTCATCGAAGCGACGGCTGCTATGGAGATGGCCGACATCGACGCGACGTTCGGCCGCATGTAACGCTTCGCGGCGTGCGGTCGGTGCCCAGGCAGTGAGGAAGCTACCCGGGCACTGATCGCACGTCAGTGCGGTGCGTGATACTCGGCTTCTCCGGCCTTCCAGTAACCCTTCACGATGACCTGATCGGATGCCGCGCCCCACCGCTCGAGCAGCAGGCGCCGCCCCGCCTTGACGACACCCTGCTCGGCTGCGACGAACCCGAAGACGTCGCCGGCCGGTCGTTCACTTTCCGAGAGGTCATCGAGCGCAGCCGCCAGGGCCGTCCCCGGCAATGCGTCGCCCCGATGAGCGAACGCGACGGTCACGCCGGTCGGAGCCGCAACCGCGAGCTCGTGGGCGGCATCGGTGACCTCGATGAGGACGCGGCCGGTGGCATCCTCATCCATGAGCGCCGCGAAGCGCCGGATCGCCGGAACGGCGGTCTCGTCACCCGCGAGGAACCAGGAGTCCGGGCGGCCGGCGATCACCATCGACCCGCGCGGACCGCCGACGCCGATCACTGAACCGAGCGGGGCCGTCGCCGCCCACGGCGCCGCGACACCGTCGTCGCCGTGCACCGCGAACTCCACCTCGAGCCAGCCCGCATCGGCATCCCACGCCAGCGGCGTGTACTCGCGGCTCGGTGACTGACGCATGACCTCGAGGTCGTCGGTGTCGTCGTCGGGGAAGAAGAGTCGCATGTGATCGTCGCTGCCGAGCGACGTGAAGCCTCGCAGATCGTCGCCCTCGAGTCGGACGCGCACGTACGTCGACGTCTCCCACGTCCGGGCGGCGAGCGTCGCCCGCCGGAAGGTCAGGTCGAGCGGCTGCCGCTCGAAGCGGAAGGAGGAGGCGGATTTGACGGAGCTCACATAGGTAAGGCTAGCCTAAGACGCACCGGCGATCGCCCGGCATCCCCTTCCGAACGGACGCGCCAGCGCGCTCATACGCGCCCGCGCTTCCGACGACAGGAGCAGTCACATGCGCAGCATCCGTCCCCTCACCGCCACCCCGCTCGTCGCACTCGCGGCCGTCATCCTCGCCGGGTGCGCGAGCCCGACGACAGAAGTCGAACCCGCCGCAGAGGCGGAGGTGACGACCGTCACGGTGGAGGACAACCACGGTGAGCAGACCGTCACGACGCCGCCGAAGCGCGTCGTGGCGACCGACAACCGCACCATCGCGATGCTCGACTCCTGGGGTGTCGAGGTCGTCGGCGCGCCGCTCGACATCTTCCCCGCCGGGCTGTCGTTCAAGGACGACCCGAACGTCGCCAACCTCGGCAACCACCGCGAGCCCGACCTTGAAGCCGTCGTCGCCGCC is a genomic window containing:
- a CDS encoding DUF7882 family protein, which gives rise to MGHLIYGVAPAINIEDRTLHHLRAVIVTKLRRDESFVFTWDDEPTTTGDDSSTEGGQYGSVWISKASSLYFKFDAPLGGALNAEWLQLLADSAQSVTGLRPLPEPSHP
- a CDS encoding PIG-L family deacetylase, with protein sequence MVSFSHLDPGTGEEVWAEAFAGRNPAGLDVDVDHLVVVAAHPDDETLGTAGLMTVAARRGARVTVLVVTDGEGSHPDSPSATPVELGALRRREAADALAQLAPSIELRFLGIPDGGTDGHRARISTALREIVAGAGSCFVVAPWTGDGHRDHRVVGEVTAEVCAERGIPCRWYPIWLWHWGTSDDVPWAEIEVLAIDDATVDAKRRALRRHRSQVEPLSDAPGDEVMLHEGMQAHFDRPFEVFVRPAGRSLAETFFEDFYRRNGDDPWGFETRWYEERKRSIALASLPRARYSSALELGCSTGVLTESLADRCDAVLAIDIADAPLEIARRRLGDREGVRLERLALPGEWPAGTFDLVVLSEVGYYWDAADLTTAIDRIRRAMDAGGHLIACHWRHPVTEYPQSGDDVHAALRAAEGLTRLVLHEEEDFVLEVYGLTGARSVAAETGLVA
- a CDS encoding acyl-CoA/acyl-ACP dehydrogenase, coding for MSTTLAWAVGVGIARDDARSLADDWSFLAAAAERDVAAARILEPHLDALDILEQARRADVGPDLAAIGADPGSSWGVFAAEGAGVRLDAHRGGSGWMLTGTKPWCSLAQHLTHALVTAWVGDERRLFAVALQRPEVRSHDGPWHARGLRQVVSAPVDFAAAPAVPVGEPGWYLRRPGFAAGGVGVAACWWGGAIPLRAALLAAAQGDGADQLSRLHLGRVDTALWTARLALQSAAHEMDAAPAASDRVPEPGILAARVRAIVAGAVETTLAESARALGPLPLVADDAHARRVADLEIYLRQHHGERDLARIGADLSQGRGAW
- a CDS encoding manganese catalase family protein, with translation MYFHVQEFINEIAQDEPDPAAANALQEGLGGQFGEMRTMMQYLFQSINFRGPSGKPYKDLIHGIGTEEISHVELIGTTISRLLDGSPGYKGKPTDPVDEPGAGGATPLSIAVDHSNIHHYLVGAQGALPVDAAGNPWMGSYVYNSGNLVLDLLYNLMLESTGRLQKCRLYEMTDNKMARSTISYLIVRDQAHENAYAKALETLGVNWRTSLPIPKTNAEQFPEVKRLVDLGLQSKQYSFDLGNQSEAGRIFQGASPSNDGTQLDASEQAPAGSPMTISPERPEEFSPGADKELRALIEATAAMEMADIDATFGRM
- a CDS encoding siderophore-interacting protein; this encodes MSSVKSASSFRFERQPLDLTFRRATLAARTWETSTYVRVRLEGDDLRGFTSLGSDDHMRLFFPDDDTDDLEVMRQSPSREYTPLAWDADAGWLEVEFAVHGDDGVAAPWAATAPLGSVIGVGGPRGSMVIAGRPDSWFLAGDETAVPAIRRFAALMDEDATGRVLIEVTDAAHELAVAAPTGVTVAFAHRGDALPGTALAAALDDLSESERPAGDVFGFVAAEQGVVKAGRRLLLERWGAASDQVIVKGYWKAGEAEYHAPH
- a CDS encoding glycosyltransferase — translated: MAIVVPVHNEAELLDDCLAALTAAIEYTRETHPGVRISTVVVLDACTDASARIALSWPVRTIEIAARNVGTARRLGVAAAVAELRSPPADVWIGTTDGDSTVPAAWLSHQLDLRAAGADVVLGTVRPDFADLTAEHAEHWLATHPRGRPAGNTHGANLGLRAEVYVAAGEFPDLDEHEDVALVHAARSLGARVVATDENEVVTSGRFWGRTPGGYAAFVRATHERIAGVG